The proteins below are encoded in one region of Bombus vancouverensis nearcticus chromosome 8, iyBomVanc1_principal, whole genome shotgun sequence:
- the LOC117164828 gene encoding protein croquemort translates to MMTIRKKLLIIFSIGLVLTIIGLTTGILWFMIYSSILNTQLSLTPTSTSYKLWEITPIPMYLKIYMFNLTNYEDFISNNESKTKPNFVEMGPYVFREVDYKVEQKWHDNDTITYQRKRVWHFDKSLSKGDLNDKVTNINPVTASVGYALRHKKPILRDIVDRVMKSVGQQLIITKSVNELLFEGYEDTMLKIAQKINFTEIPFTRFAWFYGRNGSASYDGTFNMLTGKSNLLDVGIVKEWNFNNRVSYYPGECGEIRGTNGDLWPPLPDNKTVSFFVPDICTSMSVTYDNTTIHEGLIGAKYISDDTIFDNGSIVPSRSCYCEGECVPSGALNISLCKWGAPAFISLPHFYLADPSYRENINGMKPSKEKHELSISIEPKTGVPLYVHAQLQLNLLMQPDHEMSMFKNIKKTFIPMLWFTQEAYLTSNYAHIIKFIIILESLGSITCYGIACIGILIISTGIFLYIKHGLGEEENQVLLSNKSNENDDIGTVNE, encoded by the exons ATGATGACGATTCGTAAAAAACTTCTTATCATTTTTTCAATAGGTTTAGTATTAACAATTATTGGATTAACTACTGGAATTCTTTGGTTTATGATTTATTCATCGATCTTAAACACG cAATTATCTTTAACACCAACGTCTACAAGCTACAAGCTGTGGGAAATAACGCCAATTCCTATGTATCTGAAAATATACATGTTCAATTTAACTAACTATGAAGATTTCATTTCAAATAATGAATCTAAAACAAAACCAAATTTTGTGGAAATGGGTCCTTATGTATTTAG GGAAGTTGACTATAAGGTAGAACAAAAATGGCATGACAATGATACCATAACATATCAAAGGAAAAGGGTATGGCATTTTGATAAATCTCTATCAAAAGGAGATTTAAATGATAAAGTAACTAATATAAATCCTGTAACTGCT AGTGTCGGATATGCATTAAGACATAAAAAACCTATTCTCCGTGATATAGTAGATAGAGTAATGAAATCAGTAGGACAACAGTTAATAATTACCAAGTCTGTTAATGAATTACTTTTTGAAGGCTATGAAGATACTATGTTAAAAATAgcacaaaaaattaatttcacagAAATTCCATTTACCAGATTTGCTTGGTTTTATGGG CGAAATGGTTCTGCATCCTATGATGGAACATTCAATATGTTAACTGGTAAATCTAATTTACTCGATGTAGGAATAGTCAAAGAATGGAATTTTAATAACAGAGTAAGTTATTATCCTGGAGAATGTGGAGAAATAAGAGGAACAAATGGTGATTTGTGGCCACCATTACCTGATAATAAAACTGTATCTTTCTTTGTACCTGATATTTGCAC GAGTATGTCAGTAACATATGATAATACAACTATTCACGAAGGATTAATAGGAGCTAAATATATTAGTGACGATACAATATTTGACAATGGTTCAATAGTACCATCGCGTTCGTGTTATTGCGAAGGAGAATGCGTTCCCTCTGGagcattaaatatttcattatgcAAATGGGGTGCTCCAGCATTCATCAGTTTACCACACTTTTATTTGGCCGATCCAAGTTACAGGGAAAATATCAATGGAATGAAACCTAGTAAAGAAAAACACGAACTTTCAATATCCATAGAACCG AAAACGGGCGTTCCACTGTACGTGCATGCACAGCTACAATTAAATTTGTTGATGCAACCTGACCATGAGATGTC catgtttaagaatattaaaaaaacatttataCCAATGTTATGGTTTACTCAGGAAGCTTATCTGACAAGTAATTATGctcatataattaaatttatcattattttggAATCTCTGGGCAGCATAACTTGTTATGGTATTGCCTGTATTggcattttaattatttctaccGGCATTTTTTTGTACATTAAGCATGGTTTGGGTGAAGAAGAAAATCAAGTTTTATTGTCAAACAAATCTAATGAAAATGATGATATTGGTACTGTTAATGAATGA
- the IFT57 gene encoding intraflagellar transport 57: MFRDTPKIIIEDGSSPSASYIMYVRMEDLLEKLKLLHYDIQFLPEFKIKAINRNYFVTQTNPGEQFYTFTSLAAWLIRKAGGNFKAPQESDDPNATIAIILDYLRDIHVPIEFPPNKLKQGSGEHAIYVLDNLADEALKAQKFQWKKVEISPDEPSNEPEIEDDDAELILEKVEEEMMAEYDDEDEDILHVDDITKLYGQNFNEMQKPDDILESKTNREEWQLELERVLPQLKVTVKTDSRDWRSHIEQMKQLRTNIATNLTGTKNQLDKLHIDISNTLDKVKTRESYLNRQLEPSLKEYQMLQDELSKIKEQYRDTSGGVTERTRIFNKLSEELEHVKKEMDERGSSMTDGTPLVNIKKTITKMKNEISEMNIRIGVLEYSLMCARIRDRTQLQEDMNNPNATTIT; the protein is encoded by the exons ATGTTTCGAGACACTCCAAAGATTATTATAGAAGATGGATCTTCTCCATCTGCTTCTTATATTATGTATGTTAGAATGGAagacttattagaaaaattaaaattgttaCATTATGATATTCAATTTTTACCAGAATTTAAAATAAAGGCCATAAATAG GAATTATTTTGTAACACAAACAAATCCAGGAGAGCAATTTTATACATTCACATCATTAGCTGCATGGTTAATTAGGAAAGCAGGTGGGAATTTTAAAGCTCCGCAAGAATCAGATGATCCTAATGCTACAATAGCTATAATCTTGGACTATTTAAGAGATATTCATGTACCAATAGAATTTCCACCCAATAAGCTCAAACAAGGAAGTGGTGAACATGCCATTTATGTCTTAGATAACTTAGCAGATGAAGCATTGAAAGCACAAAAGTTTCAATGGAAgaa AGTAGAAATATCACCTGACGAACCAAGTAACGAACCAGAGATAGAAGATGATGATGCAGAATTAATTTTAGAGAAAGTAGAAGAGGAAATGATGGCTGAGTATGATGATGAGGATGAAGATATTTTACATGTTGatgatattacaaaattatatggACAGAACTTT AATGAAATGCAAAAACctgatgatattttagaatcTAAAACAAACAGAGAAGAGTGGCAACTAGAATTGGAAAGAGTTTTACCTCAACTGAAAGTAACTGTAAAGACAG ATTCAAGAGACTGGAGATCACATATAGAGCAAATGAAGCAATTACGTACAAATATAGCAACAAATTTAACTGGAACCAAAAATCAACTAGATAAACTACATATTGATATATCTAATACTCTAGATAAAGTAAAAACAAGAGAGTCCTATTTAAATAGGCAACTTGAACCTAGTTTGAAGGAATATCAAATGCTTCAAGATGAATTGTCGAAAATTAAGGAACAATATCGAGATACTAGTGGAGGTGTTACAGAAAGAacaagaatttttaataaattatcagAAGAATTAGAGCATGTAAAGAAAGAAATGGATGAACGAGGATCAAGTATGACAGATGGAA CGCCgcttgtaaatataaaaaagacaattactaaaatgaaaaatgaaatttccgaAATGAATATTCGAATTGGCGTATTAGAATATAGTTTAATGTGTGCAAGAATACGTGATCGCACGCAGTTGCAAGAAGATATGAATAATCCAAATGCCACCACAATAACTTAA
- the cnir gene encoding cornichon-like protein: MGLISEPLLFVLALIDTGSVLFLLVYFVITLSDLECDYLNAQQCCSKLNKWVVPKLVAHSVLEFLLLTHGQLILCLVNLPMTLWLLYEYFGVPSGNMGVYDPTEIHNRGQLKRHARDCMIHLGYYLIFFFIYLYCMIIALLKGDPINRNDEGLLHTN; encoded by the exons ATGGGTCTAATATCTGAGCCGTTGTTGTTTGTACTTGCTTTAATCGATACCGGTTCAGTACTTTTCCTTTTGGTATATTTt GTCATAACTCTATCAGATTTAGAATGTGATTATTTGAATGCTCAACAGTGTTGTTCAAAGTTAAACAAG TGGGTGGTACCAAAGCTTGTAGCACATTCAGTCTTAGAATTTTTACTCTTAACACATGGACAATTAATATTGTGCTTAGTGAACTTGCCTATGACACTATGGTTACTCTATGAATACTTTGGAGTACCTAGTGGTAATATGGGAGTTTATGATCCTACAGAAATCCATAATCGTGGACAATTAAAAAGGCATGCAAGAGACTGTATGATCCATCTTGGATATTacctaattttcttttttatttatctttactG CATGATCATTGCATTATTAAAAGGAGATCCAATTAACAGAAATGATGAAGGATTGTTACATACGAATTGA